The region CGCGGCTGCCGGAGGACTCCCAGACCCTGCTGCGCGCCGCCGCCGTCATCGGCCGGGACGTCGACGCCGACGTGCTGGAGACCGCGACCGGCATCGGCGGCTCCCGGGTGATGATGCTGCTCGAACCCGCCGTCGCGACCGGGCTGCTGGTCGAGGTGGACGGCGGCTGGGACTACCGCTTCTCGCACGCGCTGGTGCAGGAGGCGCTGTACTCCGGGCTCAGCCGGAGGCAGCGGGCCCAGCTCCACGGCCGTGTCGGCGAGGCGATCGAGAGCCTGCGATGGGGCGAGGCCGCCTCGCGGCTGCCCGCGCTGGCCCACCACTTCGCGCTGGCCGCCAGGGTCGGCCACGCCGGCAAGGCGGTCGCGTACGCCGTGCAGGCGGCCGGGCAGGCGACCGCGCGGCTCGCCTACGACGAGGCCGTCCTCTACTGGGAGCAGGCGCTCGACGCCTGCGCCGCCGGGCCCCCTGCCACCCGCTGCTCGCTGCTGATCGGCCTGGGCCGGGCCCGGCGGGTGACCGGTGACGTGGACGGCGCGCGGAGCGCGCTCGACGAGGCCGTGACGCTCGCCACCGCCCTCGGCGACGACGCGGCCGTCATCGAGGCGGCCACGGTCTTCGGCGGCGTCACGCTGTGGAACTGGCGCTCGTACGGCGTCGTGGACGAACGCATGGTGACCGTGCTGGAGGACCAGCTCTCCCGGCTGGACCCGGAGGCCGCCGCGACCCGGGCGGAGCTGCTCGGCACGCTCGCCGTCGAGCTGTACTACGGCGAGCGGCGCGGGGAGGGCCGCCGGCACGCCCTGGAGGCCGTGGAGCTGGCCCGCCGTACGGGTGACACCCGGCTGCTGGCACGCACGCTGAACAACTTCGTCATCGCGGCCTGGACACCGGAGAACGAGGAGGAGCGCTACCGCGCGGCCGAGGAGACGCTGAGCCTTCCGGGCCTCCCCCGGGCCACCGAGATCATCGCCCGCCTGCACCGCATGCCCGGGTTCCTGAAGGCGGGCCTGCTCGCCGACTACGACGCGGAGCTGGCCCGCTGTCTGCAGCTCACCGCCGAAGTGCGGATGCCGGAGATCGAGACGCAGGTCGCGTACGCCGCGGCCGGGCGAGCGATGCTGGCGGGCGACTGGGCGGAGGCGAAGCGCCTCGCGGACCTCGGCACCGGGAGCTACCGGCGTACCAGCCTCTGGGGGCCGGACGTCCTGAAGCGGATCAACTCGTTCTTCGTGGAATGGGGTCAGGGCCGGGGCGGTGAGCTCCTCGCCGAGCTCGTCGACACCGCGGACGACGAGTCCAACCTGATCGCGCGCCCCACGGCCGTGCTCGCGGCGATCGAGGCGGGGGACCACGACCTGGCCCACCGGCTGATCGACCGCTGGGGAACCGTGGCGCCGCGGGACTGGGCGTGGCAGTTCGTCGCCTGGCAGTGGGGTCTGGTCGCCGCGCGGCTCGGCCGTCCCGATCCCCACGCCATGCTCACGGAGCTGCGGCCCACCGCCCACGAGCTGGTGATCATGGGCACCGGCTGCGTCACCTGGGGAACACTCCACGACGTGGTCGCCGGGCTGCTGCACCGGACCGGCGACGCCTCCGCCGCGCTCGCGCACGCCGAGGCGGCGCGCGAGGCCCACCGCCGGCTCGGCCTGCCCCATCTCGTCCGCCGCAGCGAGGCCCTCGTACGGGAGATCTCGGGCGGCTGATCCCGGCTGGTTCCCAGTTCAGGGGCCGCCGCGGACGGGGTGCCGCTGCGGGACGCTCGCAACTGCGCCGGGCACGCTGTTGTCGAGATGCCGCGACGGCTTTTCCGGGGCATGGTTGTGCCATGAGCCAGGAACAGGCCGGTCCTGAGCACGGTCACGGTCACGGCAGTGGGCACGGACACGGGCACCGTGGGGGCGGGTGGCGGGGGCGGGTCGCGCACCTGCTGCGACCGCACTCGCACGAGGCCGCCGACAAGGTCGACCCGGCGATGGAGTCCTCCGCGCGGGGCATGCGGGCGCTGTGGGTGTCGCTGGCCGGTCTCGGCGCGACGACGCTGGTCCAGGCGGTGGTCGTGGCGCTGTCGGGGTCGGTGGCGCTGCTCGGCGACACGCTGCACAACGCGGCCGACGCCCTGACCGCAGTGCCGCTCGGGATCGCGTTCCTGCTCGGCCGCCGCCCGCCGACCCGCCGCTACACGTACGGCTACGGACGGGCCGAGGACCTCGCCGGCGTGGTCATCGTCCTGACGATCGCCGCCTCCTCGGCCGCCGCCGCGTACGCCGCGATCGTACGGCTCCTGGAGCCGCGGGAGGTCACCCATCTCGGGGCCGTCGCGGCGGCGGCCCTGGTCGGCTTCGCCGGCAACGAACTGGTCGCCCGGCACCGCATCCGGGTCGGCCGGGAGATCGGCTCGGCGGCGCTCGTCGCCGACGGCCTGCACGCCCGCACCGACGGTTTCACCTCACTGGCCGTGCTGGCCGGGGCGGGCGGGGCCGCGCTGGGGTGGACCTGGGCCGACCCCGCCGTGGGCCTGCTGATCACGGTCGCGATCCTGATGGTGCTGCGGCAGGCCGCGCGTGAGGTCTACCGGCGGCTGATGGACGCCGTCGACCCCGCCCTCGTGGACCTCGCCGAGGCGACCCTCCGCCGCACGCCGGGCGTGCTGGACGTCGGCCAGGTGCGGCTGCGCTGGATCGGGCACCGGCTGAGGGCCGAGTGCGAGGTGATCGTCGACGCGGGGTCGACCGTGGTGGAGGCCCACCGGGTCGCGGTCGAGGCCGAGCACAACCTTATCCACACCGTGCCCCGCCTGACCGCCGCGATCGTGCACCCCGACCCGCTGCCGGATGACGGTGTGGACCACCACGCCGTCCTCGACGGCCACCGTCAGGACCACCGCCGGACCGACCGTCGCGATGCCTGCACCTTTCAGGCAGCCTGGGCCTTTCCGGAGACAAGCGATACTGTGCTGTAGATCATGAGACCCCTCCGGCCGGAGCGTGGAGGCTCTCGGAGAGGGTCCTCCGCCCCGCGCACTCCCTGGAGGCCGCCCATGTCGTCGCGCTCCGCCTTCGACCCCTCCGGCTTCGACCCCTCCTCCTCCGACCTCGACCCGCTGATCAGGAAGCACCGCACCGCGGACGCCACGCTGACCGTGACGGCGCAGGGCGCGCCGCTGGCCGGTCAGGAGGTGGTCGTCGCGCAGCGGCGGCACAAGTTCCTCTTCGGCTGCATCGGCGTCGACTTCATCCCGCTGGCGAACGGCGAGCCCCCCGCGCCGGACCAGCCGGCCGCCACCGGTTCACAGGAGGTCGCCGACCTGTGGCTCGACGTGTTCAACTTCGCCACGCTGCCCTTCTACTGGAGATGGTTCGAGCCCGAACGCGGCCGTCCGGACACCGAGCGGATACTCACCGCGGCGCGGTGGTTCGCCGACCGGGGGTGCGTGGTGAAGGGGCACCCGCTGGCCTGGCACACCGAGACGGCCGACTGGCTGATGGACCTGCCGAACGCCGAGATCGCCAAGGCGCAGGCGGACCGCATCCGGCGCGAGGTGACCGAGTTCGCCGGCGTGATCGACATGTGGGACGTCGTCAACGAGGTCGTGATCATGCCGATCTTCGACAAGTACGACAACGGCATCACCCGGATCTGCCGCGAGATGGGCCGCATCCCGATGGTCCGGATGGTCTTCGACGCGGCCCGCGAGGCCAGCCCCCACGCCACGCTGCTGCTCAACGACTTCGACATGTCCGCGGCGTACGAGTGCCTGATCGAGGGCGTGCTGGAGGCGGGCGTCCAGATCGACGTGCTCGGCCTGCAGAGCCACATGCACCAGGGCTACTGGGGCGAGGAGAAGACGCTCGCCACCATCGACCGCTTCGCGCGGTACGGCCTGCCCATCCACTTCACCGAGACGACGATCGTCTCCGGCCACATCATGCCGGAGGAGATCGTCGACCTGAACGACTACCAGATCCTCGAGTGGCCGACGACCCCCGAGGGTGAGGCCCGCCAGGCCGACGAGGTCGTGCGCCACTACAAGACGCTGCTGTCGCACCCGTCGGTCGAGGCGATGACCTACTGGGGACTGTCGGACGGCGGCTGGCTCGGCGCGCCGGGCGGCTTCGTCCGGGTCGACGGCACGCCCAAGCCGTCGTACGAGGCGCTGCGCTCGCTCGTCAAGGACGAGTGGTGGCTGCCGCCCACGACGATGGTCACCGACGACGACGGCCGGGTGCGCTTCACCGGCTTCCTCGGCGAGTACGAGGTGTCGTCCGGCGGGCGGACGGCCGTGTTCACCCTGGACGAGCCCGGCGCGGGCACCGCCCAGGTGAATCTCTGACCGTGGCCCGGCCCGCGCCGGTGGAGGGGTAGTCGCGCCTCCTGCGGCCGCAACGGGAACACGACCCACCCCCGCGCGTACGGTTGATCACTCTGCGCGCGGGTCAGTCCAGGAGGCCGGTCTCCTTGAGGAAGACGATGCCGTCGATCAGGTGGAGCTGAGCGGGGTCGAGGGGGAAGTAGGCGAAGTCCCGCGAGACGCGCGGGCTCGGCTCGGCGACGGTTTCGGCCAGGCGGCGGGCATCCACAATTGAGCGGCCCGGCGGGGCCTCCGACAGCAGGCCCTCGACGGTGTCCGGGGGCGGGGTGTCGCCGCCGACCGTGCCGAAGGCCGAGGCCAGGAAGGCGTACCGGTCGCCCAGACCCATGCCCGCGATGGCCCCCGCGCTCCACCACTCCACCGGCGCGTCGCCCAGCAGCAGGAAGCTCTTGTCCCGCTGCAGGTGACGGTTGTGCGCGAAGACCAGGGCCGGGCCGTGCCCGGCGACGGCCCGCAGGTTCTCGGCCATCATCTGGTCGCGCAGGCTCATCAGCCAGGTGAGCCGGGCCGGCGACGTGTCGGCGATCCAGTGGTGGTAGCGCAGCAGGCCGGTGGCGGTGCGTCCGTAAAGTGCCGCCAGGTCCTCGTCCGTCCCGGCGAGCTGCGGGGCGTGCGCGTCGAGGAACGCCACCAGGTCGTCGGCGATCAGTCGCAACCGCTGGGCGTCGGCCGATCGGCCGATCGACTGGGACGGATCCATGGCGGCGGCGGGGTTCGCCCACCGGTCGTCCGGGCCGAGAAGCTCGTCCAGGGTCTCGGGGGTGCAGGGGAGCGACGAGGGGTCCAGCCGCTCGGCGAGATAGCCGTAGAGGCCGGTGAGCGCCTGGCGCGGGCTCGCCGCGCCGCTGATCTCCAGCGGGGCGTCGACGCCGAAGAACCGGAGCGTCTCGCCGTGCTCCTCGTTGTACGCGCGCATCCAGCGGACGAGTTCGCGGTTGGCCGGGTAGGCGCCGAAGCCGTGGCTGAAGCCGCAGTCCATCACGTCGTCGAGGCTGCCCGCGCCCGTCGCGACGTAGCCGTCCACCACCAGGCCCATGAGGCAGTCGCTCTCGATGGCGAACGACCGGTAGCCCTCGTGCTCGACCAGATGCCGGAAGATCTCGTTGCGTAGTTCGAGCAACGCCTCCACCCCGTGTCTGGCCTCGCCCAGGCCGAGCAACAGGGGCTGCGTCGGCAGCGACCGGAGGAACGCCGAGACGGCCGCGCCGTCGAGCGGCCGGGCTAACTCATCGATTTTCATGATCTCGACGGTATCGTTGAACTCTCTGTTGAGGCTTCTCCAACGACATTCCTCGCCGGCCGGTCGGAACTCTCAATCCGCAGTGTCCCCCAGGAGGCCCGCGTCGCACGCACACCTTCATCGCGACCCGCACGCGGTTCTCGGCGCCGATCTTGGCGAAGATCCCGGTGATGTTCGCCTTCACGGTGGCGACGCACCACCAAGATCGTCGGGACGTAGCACCTCGTACGCGATATAGCCGTGGCCGTCGCAGTCCTTACACTTCTGCTCGACACCGACAGTGCCCATACGGCCATTGACGACACCCGCCCGACCAACGACGATGCGCCCCGACCCGTAGCAGACCTGGCACATCATCCTGTCTTCTTTGCCCCCCGCGTTCCCGTCGATCTCGTCCATCACTTGGCCGCTCCCGTCCCGCCGCACCGCTCACAGACCACATAGACCGTCTCTGTCACGATCTCATCCTTCTTCTGGTCGGCGGTCTGACCATTCGGAATGCGCCGCTGCACCTGGGTCTCAATGCTCCCGCCGCCGCTACATCCCGGACAAGACTCGGGGCGGGCCGTGCAGCAGCAGGCCGCGCTTGAGGTGCTGCCCGTGCGCACACAGCCGGTGGGGGCGAACCGCTCCCGGCGGAGCGCCGCCGGATCACCGGGGACGGGAGCCGGTCGGAACTCTCAATCCGCGGTGTCCCCCAGGAGGCCCGCGTCGCGCACCTTCATCGCGACCTGCACGCGGTTCTCGGCGCCGAGCTTGGCGAAGATCCTGGTGATGTTCGCCTTCACGGTGGCGACGCTCATGTGGAGGCGCTCGGCGATCTCGGTGTTGGAGCGGCCCCGCGCGACCTCGGCCGCGACCTCCAGTTCCCGCTCGGTGAGCCTGCCGAGTTCCGTGCTCGCCTGCGGACGGGCCGGTTCCCGTCCGGCGGTGGCCGCGGCGATCACCTGCCTGGCGACGCTCGGGGACAGCACGGGCTCACCCTTCGCGACAGCGCGGACCGCCTCGACCATCCGGGGTGGCGGGGTGTCCTTCAGCAGGAAACCGTCCGCGCCGAGCCGCAGCGCCCGCAGCACCATCTCGTCGGCGTCGAACGTGGTGAGCACGAGGATCCGCGGCGGCTCCGGCCAGGCGCGCAGCATCTCGGTGGTGGTCAGCCCGTCCTGGCCGGGCATCCGGATGTCCAGCAGCACGAGGTCGGGGCGCAGGTCGCGGATCACCTCCATGGCCCGCCGCCCGTCCTCCGCCTCGCCGACGATGTCCAGGTCGGGTTCCCCGCCGAGGATGAGGTGCAGGCCGGTCCGCACCATCGGGTCGTCATCCACCAGCACCAGTCGGGTCACGATCCGCAGTCTCCCATGGCAATCGGACATCGAGGATGAAACAGCCATCCCGAATCGTGTGGCTGAGGGTTCCGCCGGCCATCCGGGTCCGTTCCGCCAAACCCACCAGACCCAGCCTGCCGCCGGGCCCGGGGGACGAGCCGGGCCCTGCCGGGTTCGTCACCCGGATCCGCAGGCCCTCCCCCGGCCGGCCGCCGAGTTCCGCGGTGACCAGGCTGCCCGGCGCGTGCTTGCGCGCGTTGGTGAGGGCCTCCTGCACGATCCGGTACGCGTGCCGGCCCGTCGGCGCGGGAAGCCGGTCCCGGCCGTCGACGCTGTCGTCCACCTCCACCCGCTGACCGGCGGCGCGGACCTCGCCGAACAGCGCGTCCAGGTGATCCAGGCCCGGCTGCGGCGCCTCCAGCGCGCCGTCGTCGCGGAGCGTGCCCAGCACCGTGCGCAACTCGTTGAGCGACTGGTGCGCGTTCTCCTGGATGGCCAGCGCGGCCTCGCGCGTCTGCTCGGGAGTGAGGTCCGTCCGGTACGCCAGTCCCCCGGCCAGCATCGCCAGCAGGGAGATCCGGTGCGCGAGCACGTCGTGCATCTCCTGCGCGATCTTGACGCGCTCCGCCAGCCGCGCCCGCTCGATCCGCTGCCGCTGCTCGCGCTCGGCGGCCAGCGCCCGCTCCCGCAGCGAAAGCTCCAGGTCGCGGCGTCCGCGCAGGTAGAGACCGAAGATCGTGAGCGCGCCGAGGATCGTCACCCCCGACACCGTGGAGACGTACGTGGCCTGGGTGACCCCGTCCTGGACGGCGCCGGCCAGCAGGCACAGCACCGACACGACCGCGACGGGGATCGTCCGGCTCCACCGGCGATGGGTCACCAGCGACACGTACGCGACCAGCGCGGGACCGGTCGCCGTGGCGGAGACGGCGGTCAGCAGGACGGTCGCCACCGCGATCTGCCACGGCCACCGGCGCCGCCACCCCATCAGGACCAGACCGAGGACGCCCAGCCCCACGTCGATCAGCGCCTGGGCGAGGCGGCTCCCGTCCTGCGCGACGAGCCAGGCCAGCACCACCCCGTGGAACAGCATGGGCACCGCGGCGCACAGGTAGCGCAGCGCGACGCCCCGCCTGTCCAGGGGCGGCTGGTACTCCGGTCGGACACGCACAGCCCCACAGCCTAGAGACCGCGCTGACCTGCTCTTAGCGACCTGGGTCCACCTGTGGGCAGCCGAAGGTATCGATCGCCGAGGTGGAAGTGCCACCCAAAGTCCGGCGCCGGCGGCCTCCGGTCTGATGCGACGGCCTACCGGCCCGCGATGAACTGGCACCGTGATCGAGTTCAGGCACGTCAGCAAGGACTACGGCACGGTGAAGGCGCTTGACGACGTGTCCTTCACCGTCGAGCCCGGGAGCGTCACCGGCTTCCTCGGCCCCAACGGCGCCGGGAAGTCGACGGCCCTGCGCATCCTGGTCGGGCTCGCCCGCCCCTCCTCGGGCACGGCGACCGTCTTGGGCCGCCCGTACGCCGAGATGGCCTGTCCGGGGCTGCGGGTCGGCACGCTGCTCGACGCCGGGGCCCGGCACCCGGGCCGCACCGGCCGGGAGGTGCTGACGCTCGGCGCGCTCACCCTCGGTCTGCCGCGCGCACGGGTCGGCGAGGTGCTCGGCCTGGTGGGGCTGACGGAGCAGGAGAGCAGGCGCAGGGTCGGCGGCTACTCACTCGGGATGCGGCAGCGGCTCGGGATCGCGCACGCGCTCCTCGGCCGTCCGGAGGCGCTCGTCCTGGACGAGCCCGTCAACGGTCTCGATCCGCAGGGCATCCACTGGATGCGCCGCCTGCTGCGCGACCTCGCCGGCGCCGGGTGCGCGGTGCTGCTCAGCTCACATCTGCTGCACGAGGTGGAGCAGGTGGCGGACCACATCGTCGTGATCGGCCGGGGCCGCGTGCTCGCCCGGGGCACGGCCGCCGAACTCGGCCGGGGCGGCGGCCTCGAACGGACCTTCCTCGAACTGACCGCGACCATCGCCCGCACGGTGCCCCCCAAATGACCCACGGCCCGGTTACGGAGGACCGCAGGATGACCACCCGCACACACCGCCCCGAAGGCCCGCGCGACGCGGTCGCGGAGGACGGCACGACGACCGAGGACACGCCCATCCCCTTTCACAGGCTGCTGCGGGTCGAGACCCGCAAGCTCGCCGACACCCGCAGCGGGAAGATCATCGCGGTGCTCCTGGTCGCGCTGGTGATCGCGTCCGTCGCCGCACGCGCCACCGTGGCCGGCCCGGAACCGCAGAGGCTGATCTTCACTGCCGGGATCGCCCTCGGCACCCTGCTCCCGGTGCTCGGCATCCTCACGATGACCGGCGAGTGGACGCACCGCACCGCGTTGACCACCTTCGTGCTCGAACCACGGCGTCATCGCGTCCTCGCGGCCAAGTGCGTTCCGCCTCTGGTCGCGACGGTGGCGCTCTCGCTGCTGGCCATGCTGATCGCAATGCCAGTGACGGCCGTCGCGGCGGGCGTCCGGAACGTGCCCGCCGCCTGGGAGGTCGATCCCGCCGCGCTGCTCGGCTGGACCGGGGCGAACGTCCTGGTCACCGCGATGGGCCTCGCCCTCGGCGCCCTGCTCCTGAACGCGCCGGCCGCGATCGTGATCTGTCTGTCGGCTCCGATGCTGTGGAGCGCGGCCGCCCGGCTCGGCCCGGTCGGCGCGGCCCTCGCCGGATGGCTCGACCTCGGCACCACGTCCGCGCCTCTCATGACCGGCGACCTGACCTGGAGCGACGGCGCCCGGCTCGCGGCGTCGGCCGCATTGTGGATCGTCGTCCCGATGACCGCCGGCCTGATCCGCCTGCTCCGCAAGGAAGTGACGTGACCGGCGGCCTTCTCACGGGTGGTCCAGTCTGGCCCGGCCGGCGCCCGTGGCCGGAGGCGCGGGCGGCATGGGCGTGGGTGCCGCCGTCGTCAGGGCCCGTCGAAACCGAGGCGGAGCCTCGAAACGTAGGCACCGGCCACCGGGCCTCCACCGGTGATCGGCGGAAACTCCACCGCTTCCTCGTCCTCGTCCGGTCTCCGCTCCCCCGCACCGATCAGAGACCTGGTCAGCGCCTCGCGCTCGCCCAGCATCTCCTCCAGCGCCCGCCCGACATGCTCGTCCGTGAGCACGGGTGCCCCGTCTCCGCCGCGCAGCGCGGACAGCACGGCCCGGCGCAGCAGTTCCTTGAAGAACGACGCGGTGGCGCCCTCGGTCCTCGCGACGACCGGTTCCAGGTCGGCCTCCAGCCGCAGGTCACGGGCGTACAGGCGCAACAGGGCGGCC is a window of Microbispora sp. NBC_01189 DNA encoding:
- a CDS encoding cation diffusion facilitator family transporter is translated as MSQEQAGPEHGHGHGSGHGHGHRGGGWRGRVAHLLRPHSHEAADKVDPAMESSARGMRALWVSLAGLGATTLVQAVVVALSGSVALLGDTLHNAADALTAVPLGIAFLLGRRPPTRRYTYGYGRAEDLAGVVIVLTIAASSAAAAYAAIVRLLEPREVTHLGAVAAAALVGFAGNELVARHRIRVGREIGSAALVADGLHARTDGFTSLAVLAGAGGAALGWTWADPAVGLLITVAILMVLRQAAREVYRRLMDAVDPALVDLAEATLRRTPGVLDVGQVRLRWIGHRLRAECEVIVDAGSTVVEAHRVAVEAEHNLIHTVPRLTAAIVHPDPLPDDGVDHHAVLDGHRQDHRRTDRRDACTFQAAWAFPETSDTVL
- a CDS encoding endo-1,4-beta-xylanase; this translates as MSSRSAFDPSGFDPSSSDLDPLIRKHRTADATLTVTAQGAPLAGQEVVVAQRRHKFLFGCIGVDFIPLANGEPPAPDQPAATGSQEVADLWLDVFNFATLPFYWRWFEPERGRPDTERILTAARWFADRGCVVKGHPLAWHTETADWLMDLPNAEIAKAQADRIRREVTEFAGVIDMWDVVNEVVIMPIFDKYDNGITRICREMGRIPMVRMVFDAAREASPHATLLLNDFDMSAAYECLIEGVLEAGVQIDVLGLQSHMHQGYWGEEKTLATIDRFARYGLPIHFTETTIVSGHIMPEEIVDLNDYQILEWPTTPEGEARQADEVVRHYKTLLSHPSVEAMTYWGLSDGGWLGAPGGFVRVDGTPKPSYEALRSLVKDEWWLPPTTMVTDDDGRVRFTGFLGEYEVSSGGRTAVFTLDEPGAGTAQVNL
- a CDS encoding erythromycin esterase family protein, which codes for MKIDELARPLDGAAVSAFLRSLPTQPLLLGLGEARHGVEALLELRNEIFRHLVEHEGYRSFAIESDCLMGLVVDGYVATGAGSLDDVMDCGFSHGFGAYPANRELVRWMRAYNEEHGETLRFFGVDAPLEISGAASPRQALTGLYGYLAERLDPSSLPCTPETLDELLGPDDRWANPAAAMDPSQSIGRSADAQRLRLIADDLVAFLDAHAPQLAGTDEDLAALYGRTATGLLRYHHWIADTSPARLTWLMSLRDQMMAENLRAVAGHGPALVFAHNRHLQRDKSFLLLGDAPVEWWSAGAIAGMGLGDRYAFLASAFGTVGGDTPPPDTVEGLLSEAPPGRSIVDARRLAETVAEPSPRVSRDFAYFPLDPAQLHLIDGIVFLKETGLLD
- a CDS encoding response regulator transcription factor, which encodes MTRLVLVDDDPMVRTGLHLILGGEPDLDIVGEAEDGRRAMEVIRDLRPDLVLLDIRMPGQDGLTTTEMLRAWPEPPRILVLTTFDADEMVLRALRLGADGFLLKDTPPPRMVEAVRAVAKGEPVLSPSVARQVIAAATAGREPARPQASTELGRLTERELEVAAEVARGRSNTEIAERLHMSVATVKANITRIFAKLGAENRVQVAMKVRDAGLLGDTAD
- a CDS encoding sensor histidine kinase, with the translated sequence MRVRPEYQPPLDRRGVALRYLCAAVPMLFHGVVLAWLVAQDGSRLAQALIDVGLGVLGLVLMGWRRRWPWQIAVATVLLTAVSATATGPALVAYVSLVTHRRWSRTIPVAVVSVLCLLAGAVQDGVTQATYVSTVSGVTILGALTIFGLYLRGRRDLELSLRERALAAEREQRQRIERARLAERVKIAQEMHDVLAHRISLLAMLAGGLAYRTDLTPEQTREAALAIQENAHQSLNELRTVLGTLRDDGALEAPQPGLDHLDALFGEVRAAGQRVEVDDSVDGRDRLPAPTGRHAYRIVQEALTNARKHAPGSLVTAELGGRPGEGLRIRVTNPAGPGSSPGPGGRLGLVGLAERTRMAGGTLSHTIRDGCFILDVRLPWETADRDPTGAGG
- a CDS encoding ATP-binding cassette domain-containing protein, producing the protein MIEFRHVSKDYGTVKALDDVSFTVEPGSVTGFLGPNGAGKSTALRILVGLARPSSGTATVLGRPYAEMACPGLRVGTLLDAGARHPGRTGREVLTLGALTLGLPRARVGEVLGLVGLTEQESRRRVGGYSLGMRQRLGIAHALLGRPEALVLDEPVNGLDPQGIHWMRRLLRDLAGAGCAVLLSSHLLHEVEQVADHIVVIGRGRVLARGTAAELGRGGGLERTFLELTATIARTVPPK
- a CDS encoding ABC transporter permease, encoding MTTRTHRPEGPRDAVAEDGTTTEDTPIPFHRLLRVETRKLADTRSGKIIAVLLVALVIASVAARATVAGPEPQRLIFTAGIALGTLLPVLGILTMTGEWTHRTALTTFVLEPRRHRVLAAKCVPPLVATVALSLLAMLIAMPVTAVAAGVRNVPAAWEVDPAALLGWTGANVLVTAMGLALGALLLNAPAAIVICLSAPMLWSAAARLGPVGAALAGWLDLGTTSAPLMTGDLTWSDGARLAASAALWIVVPMTAGLIRLLRKEVT